The sequence AGCATCATCCTCTCGAGCTTGAAGCGGAGGAGTATGTGGAAGTTATAGGTCACTACATCCGCCTCGGTTCTTATGAAGTCCGGGCGGACCATGTTGAAGTAGAGGTAGACGTCTTCAGGTGTGTAGTTGCCCATGAACGGTAGGTTCTCCTTCAGGACGGGGTGGATAAGCCCGGCGAACTCCCTTGATCTGCCAATGATGTTCTCCCAAAATCTGCTCTGGCTCTCGTGGATTCCGAGGCTTACGCCACCTGCGATAGGGCTGAACATGAACCTTTCATCCTGCTGGAGTTCGTAGAGGGCATGCCCGAACTCGTGGACCGTGCTGAGAATGGTCCTCCTGAAGTCGTAGCCTTCATAGCGGGTCGTTATCCTGACATCGCGAATGCCGAACTCGGTGGTGAACGGGTGGGCCGAGACGTCCAGGCGGGAGCGAACGCCGAGCGGGAAGCCTAACTTCTGGAGGATCCAGAGGTTAACGCGCTCCATCTGCTCCCTCTCGTACTTCTCCTTCTCGAGAGGGTGCTCCTTCGGAACCTTGCCCTCCTCCATTATCTTCTCAACGAGGGGCTTGAGTTCCTTCTCGAGCTTGTCGAACATCCTCGTTACGTCCTTTGTCGTGGTGCCCTCTTCGAACATGTCGAGAAGGGCATCATAAGGCTCGTCTTCGTAGCCGAGGTAGTCGGCGGCGCGCTTCGCTAAGTCTATAATCCTGTCGAGCCACGGCTCGAACTTTGAGTAGTCGTTGCTCTTCTTTGCCCCCTCCCAGGCTTTAGTGGCCTGGCTCGTTACCTCGCTGACCTCCCTCAGAAACTCCGGCGGAAAGGACTTGCTTATCTTT comes from Thermococcus sp. and encodes:
- a CDS encoding carboxypeptidase M32, which encodes MEQVFQNETVKAILDKYRRIWAINHAQSVLGWDMEVNMPKEGILERSVTQGELSVLSQEFLLKPDFIELVEKAKGIEDLNEYERGVVRVLNREIKISKSFPPEFLREVSEVTSQATKAWEGAKKSNDYSKFEPWLDRIIDLAKRAADYLGYEDEPYDALLDMFEEGTTTKDVTRMFDKLEKELKPLVEKIMEEGKVPKEHPLEKEKYEREQMERVNLWILQKLGFPLGVRSRLDVSAHPFTTEFGIRDVRITTRYEGYDFRRTILSTVHEFGHALYELQQDERFMFSPIAGGVSLGIHESQSRFWENIIGRSREFAGLIHPVLKENLPFMGNYTPEDVYLYFNMVRPDFIRTEADVVTYNFHILLRFKLERMMLNEGVKAKDLPELWNDEMENLLGIRPKTYAEGILQDIHWAHGTIGYFPTYSIGTLLAAQYYYHIRRDIPDFEEKIAKAEFEPIKAWLREKIHRWGSIYPPKELLKKAIGEELNPDYFIRWVKERYL